A region of Oncorhynchus masou masou isolate Uvic2021 chromosome 29, UVic_Omas_1.1, whole genome shotgun sequence DNA encodes the following proteins:
- the LOC135521255 gene encoding hornerin-like, which yields MSGSGYCQDQVRLLSGSGQVTVRVGSGYCQGRVRLLSGSGSGYCQDQVRLLSGSGSGYCQDQVRLLSGSGQVTVRIRSGYCQDQVRLLSGSGYCQDQVRLLSGSGQVTVRIRSGYCQDQVRLLSGSGYCQGQVRLLSGSGQVTVRVRSGYCQDQVRLLSGSGQVTVRIRSGYCQDQVRLLSGSGQVTVRIRSGYCQDQVRLLSGSGQVTVRVRLLSGSGQVTVRIRSGYCQGQVTVRIRSGYCQDQVRLLSGSGQVTVRIRSGYCQDQVRLLSGSGQVTVRIRSGYCQDQVRLLSGSGSGYCQDQVRLLSGYCQDQDQVTVRIRLLSGSGQVTVRIRSGYCQDQVRLLSGSGSGYCQDQVRLLSGSGQVTVRIRVRLLSGSGQVTVRVRVRLLSGSGQVTVRIRSGYCQDQGQVTVRIRVRLLSGSGQVTVRIRSGYCQDQVRLLSGSGYCQGQVTVRIRSGYCQDQVRLLSGSGQVTVRIRSGYCQDQVRLLSGSYQVTVRIRSGYCQDQVRLLSGSGQVTVRIRSGYCQDQVRLLSGSGYCQGQVTVRIRSGYCQDQVRLLSGSGQVTVRIRSGYCQDQVRLLSGSGQVTVRVRSGYCQGQVRLLSGSGQVTVRIRSGYCQDQVRLLSGSYQVTVRIRSGYCQVRLLSGSGQVTVRIISGYCQGQVRLLSGSGQVTVRIRSGYCQDQVRLLSGSGQVTVRVRSGYCQGQVTVRIRSGYCQDHIRLLSGSYQCI from the exons atgtcaggatcag gttactgtcaggatcaggtcaggttactgtcagggtcgggtcaggttactgtcagggtcgggtcaggttactgtcagggtcgggtcaggttactgtcaggatcagggtcaggttactgtcaggatcaggtcaggttactgtcaggatcagggtcaggttactgtcaggatcaggtcaggttactgtcaggatcaggtcaggttactgtcaggatcaggtcaggttactgtcaggatcaggtcag gttactgtcagggtcaggttactgtcaggatcaggtcaggttactgtcaggatcaggtcaggttactgtcaggatcaggtcaggttactgtcaggatcaggtcaggttactgtcagggtcaggttactgtcagggtcaggtcaggttactgtcaggatcaggtcaggttactgtcagggtcaggtcaggttactgtcaggatcaggtcaggttactgtcaggatcaggtcaggttactgtcaggatcaggtcaggttactgtcaggatcaggtcaggttactgtcaggatcaggtcaggttactgtcaggatcaggtcaggttactgtcaggatcaggttaggttactgtcaggatcaggtcaggttactgtcagggtcaggttactgtcaggatcaggtcaggttactgtcaggatcaggtcaggttactgtcagggtcaggttactgtcaggatcaggtcaggttactgtcaggatcaggtcaggttactgtcaggatcaggtcaggttactgtcaggatcaggtcaggttactgtcaggatcaggtcaggttactgtcaggatcaggtcaggttactgtcaggatcaggtcaggttactgtcaggatcaggtcaggttactgtcaggatcagggtcaggttactgtcaggatcaggtcaggttactgtcaggttactgtcaggatcaggatcaggttactgtcaggatcaggttactgtcaggatcaggtcaggttactgtcaggatcaggtcaggttactgtcaggatcaggtcaggttactgtcaggatcagggtcaggttactgtcaggatcaggtcaggttactgtcaggatcaggtcaggttactgtcaggatcagggtcaggttactgtcaggatcaggtcaggttactgtcagggtcagggtcaggttactgtcaggatcaggtcaggttactgtcaggatcaggtcaggttactgtcaggatcagggtcaggttactgtcaggatcagggtcaggttactgtcaggatcaggtcaggttactgtcaggatcaggtcaggttactgtcaggatcaggtcaggttactgtcagggtcaggttactgtcagggtcaggttactgtcaggatcaggtcaggttactgtcaggatcaggtcaggttactgtcaggatcaggtcaggttactgtcaggattaggtcaggttactgtcaggatcaggtcaggttactgtcaggatcatatcaggttactgtcaggatcaggtcaggttactgtcaggatcaggtcaggttactgtcaggatcaggtcaggttactgtcaggatcaggtcaggttactgtcaggatcaggtcaggttactgtcagggtcaggttactgtcagggtcaggttactgtcaggatcaggtcaggttactgtcaggatcaggtcaggttactgtcaggatcaggtcaggttactgtcaggatcaggtcaggttactgtcaggatcaggtcaggttactgtcagggtcaggtcaggttactgtcagggtcaggtcaggttactgtcagggtcaggtcaggttactgtcagggtcaggtcaggttactgtcaggatcaggtcaggttactgtcaggatcaggtcaggttactgtcaggatcatatcaggttactgtcaggatcaggtcaggttactgtcaggtcaggttactgtcaggatcaggtcaggttactgtcaggatcatatcaggttactgtcagggtcaggtcaggttactgtcagggtcaggtcaggttactgtcaggatcaggtcaggttactgtcaggatcaggtcaggttactgtcaggatcaggtcaggttactgtcagggtcaggtcaggttactgtcagggtcaggttactgtcaggatcaggtcaggttactgtcaggatcatatcaggttactgtcaggatcataTCAGTGCATATga